ACAGGCGGGCGGCGGCCTCGTCAAGGCCACGGTGACCGGCTCCGGCGAGCTGCGCGCCCTGGTGATCGACCCGAAGGCGGTGGACCCGGAGGACACCGAGACGCTCGCCGACCTCGTCGTCGCGGCCGTCCAGGCGGCCAACGAGAACGCGCAGACGCTCCAGCAGGAGAAGCTCGGCCCGCTGGCGCAGGGCCTGGGCGGCGGGGGCGGCATTCCGGGTCTGCCGTTCTGACCCGACCGGCCACAGGCCATAGGTTCCGCAGGCCCCCGGGGCCTACTGGTACCGACCCGTACCCACTACGGTACGGAGCAGGAAGCGAAGAAAGGCGTTCCGTTGTACGAAGGCGTTGTTCAGGAC
This sequence is a window from Streptomyces parvus. Protein-coding genes within it:
- a CDS encoding YbaB/EbfC family nucleoid-associated protein — its product is MIPGGGQPNMQQLLQQAQKMQQDLAEAQEELARTEVDGQAGGGLVKATVTGSGELRALVIDPKAVDPEDTETLADLVVAAVQAANENAQTLQQEKLGPLAQGLGGGGGIPGLPF